A segment of the Luteolibacter arcticus genome:
GAGTTCGCGAATGGCGATGCTGCCCGGGCATGGCTCGAGGCCAATCCGCAACCCGCTGAGGATGATGAGGAAATGACTGAGGATCAGTAGGTCGGCAGGTTTTCCTGCTGCTGCTGGTCCTGACCACTCCAAGTGCGACCGTGGGCCTTGTTCTCCATTCCCGACCCGAGCAGGCGCAGATCCCGCCCAAAGCCGATGGCGGTATTGCAGGAATTGAGGGTCAAAAGGGCGGCGAACGCGGCGAATGCGTACAGCTTCTTCATGGGGCGACGTGGTAACGTGGATTCTTAGCGATGCAATCGCTTAATTTTCCTTAAGTTCTTTTCGCAAGTTCACAATGTCCTCGCGGAGTTCGAAAATCGAATCGCGCAGGGCCTCCATGGCCCGCTGATGGTCGGGATCGTCCGCCGCATCAATCAGTTCCATGCAGGCGGCCAGCGCCTCGTTCTGCCAATTCAGGCAGCGTTTCAGGAGTGCCAGCACGAAGCCGGTCTCGCGCTCATAGTCGCCGCCATTCAGGGCACCGGCCATCTTTCCGGAGACTTGCATCAGCGAGCGGTTTAAAACATGGGCTGCCGGATGCTCGTTGCCGGCCCGGGTCAGGTCGATGCCCCGGAGTACGATCTCCTGGGCCTTTTCCTGCAGCGGGTGCTGGATGAGGAGCGAGGCCGGGTCCCAGGTTTCTTCCTCCTCCTCGAACTCCGGTTCCTCCGGCCACGAGTCATCGTTTTCCCCGGCCTCCTGTGGCTCACCCTCGCGGGCCAGCGCATCGAGCAGCCCGTCCCAGCCCATGGCAAAGGCTTCCTTGCGCTGCGCGTCCGGGTCGTCGCCGTACTTTTCCCGGACCTGCACGAAGGCCTCGGTCAGCCGCTCGGACTCCTTGAGCCGCTCTTCCCAGACAAATTCGTCGTCCCCGGCCATGGGATCCACCCGCCGGATGAGCTGGACCATGGCGTCGCGCATGGCGTGGAGATTGGCGAGCTTCTGTGCCTCCTCGGCGTCCTCGTCCATCTTCCAGGCGCGCTCCGAGATGAACAGCTCGAAGCCACTGCTCTCGATCAGGACCCGGCCGTTCGCCTCGCTGAACCACTCGAGGTAGAGCGAGTTCTTCCAACTGAAAGGCACGTCCTGCCCGGCCGCGCGCAATGCGTGGGCCTCCTCATCGGAAACGAGCGCCACCTTGGTTTTCCGGGATGCCGTCATGTCGCCGATCATCCCGCGCTGCACGGGATCCAGTGAAAGGCCCACCTGCACCTCTGGCGCGGGATTGCGAAAGGTCAGCCGCGCCCCGGCGAGGTCGCGCCAGCAATCGCCACTCAGTTCCAGCGTCACCGGCTGCTCCCGACCGGCCAGCCACACCCAGCCTGCGGTCTTCCCCTCGACCGTGTTGTCGATTTCCCCGCGCACCACGGCCTGGACGATTCTGCAAGCCACGGACCGCAGTCTCCAAGGAAGGCGGGGGGGACGTCAATCCTGCTAGAGTCCCGGCTAGGTTTAACTTCTTGAAGCATTGACGGTCCCAGCTACGCTATGCCTGCAACCTCATGGCAGCTCTCAGCACCGTTCCGCAGATCGCCCTCCTGATCCTGGTGGTCATCGTGGTCTTCAATCTGATCATTTTCGTCCACGAACTCGGCCATTATTGGGCGGCCAAGTGGCGTGGCCTCAAGATTGACCGTTTCCAGATCTGGTTCGGCAAGCCGATCTGGAGCAAGACCATCAACGGTGTGCAATGGGGCCTTGGCTGGATTCCCGCCGGTGGCTTCGTTGCCCTGCCGCAGATGGCACCGATGGAGTCGATCGAAGGCGGCAATCTCGACCGCGAGGCGCTGCCGCCGATCAAGCCGCTCGACAAGATCATCGTCGCCTTTGCGGGTCCGCTTTTTTCCTTCCTGCTCGCGCTGTCCGCCGCGGTCGGCGTTTACATTGTCGGTAAGCCGAAGGACTTCGCGCCCACCCAGGTCATCGCCGGTGTCTTGGAAGGCAGCCCGGGTGAAAAGGCCGGCCTCAAGGCGGGCGACAAGATCACCCACATTAACGGCAGCGTCGTCAACGGCTGGGATGGCCGGCTCGACAGCATCTTCACCCAGATCGTGACCAGCGAGGGGGACGACATCGAAATCACCGTGGAGCGTCCGGGCGAGGCCAAGCCGCTCACTCTGACGTCGCACTTCGAGATTCCGAAGACCCGCTGGTGGCAGCGCAAGGCCCTGCGTCAGGTCGGCATCGAGCCGGAGACGGGTTGGGTGTTTGCGATCTCCACCTTGAAGGGGTCGCCCGCCGAAGCCGCCGGCATCGAGGAAGGCGACCGGCTGGTCACCGCCGATGGGAAGGAATTCACCAGCTCCGAGGAGCTCATCGACTACATCCGTTCCAAGGGCGAGGCTCCGATCAACTTCGTCTTCGAGCGCAAGAAGGAGATGCTCGAGGTGACCATCCGCCCGCGTGTTCCGATCAAACCGGAAGGCAAGAATGCGATGATCGGCATGAGCTTCGGCGACGGCTTGGTTTACGAAAACCACATCGTTCACCCCAAACCGCTCGACCAAATCACCGACACGCTGAAGCAGATGTGGCTGACCATCGCGCGGGTGGCCTCGCCGAAGTCGAGCATTGGCGTGGGCCATCTCAGCGGTCCCGTGGGCATCGCCAAGCTCCAGTACCGGATGCTGCGGATGGACCACCCGTGGCAGCGCATCCTCGCCTTCATGGTGCTGCTCAATATCAACCTCGCCATCCTCAACATGCTGCCCTTCCCGGTGCTGGATGGCGGACATATCACGCTCGCGACCATGGAGGCCATCGCTGGCCGTCCCGTGCGGGCGAAGATCTTGGAGTTCGTTCAGGTCGGTTTCGCGATGCTGCTCTTCAGCCTGATGATTTTCGTCACCAGCAAGGACATCGGTGACGGGTTCCGGCCGCAGGAAGGCAAGGCCGAGGAGTACGTCTTCCCGGCGAACTGAGGCGGACCGGCCCGGCGCGGTGCCGGGTATCCGAAATCCAAGTCCGCTTATTCGCGGGGCTTCCGTTCTGTTCATGCGCGTCCGCCGCCGTCAGACGGGAGATCCGCCATGAACCGCATCTTCCTTCTTCACGCCGAGGACCCCGTCGCCGTTGCCCTCGCCGATTTGCCCGCGGGCGAGATCTTGCCCGGCGCCGCCACGGTCCGCGGCGGCGTGCCTCGCGGTCACAAGGTCGCCCTGTGTGACATCGCGGAAGGCGCGGCGGTTTATAAATACGGCCAGGTCATCGGCCACGCCACCCGGCCCATCGCTGCCGGCGAGCACGTCCACAGCCACAATCTCGGCATGTCGGCCCACACCGACGACTATGCCCATGGTAGTTTGGCAAAGCCCACTGCCTACGTCCCGGAAGACCAGCGCGATACCTTCATGGGCTATCGTCGTGGCGACGGGAAGACCGGCACGCGCAACTACGTGGGCATCATTTCCTCGGTGAATTGCTCCGCCACCGTCGCCCATCACGTCGTCCGCGAGGTGGAGAAGCGCGGCCTGTTAGAAAACTTCCCGCACGTTGATGGCGTGATCGCCATCACCCACGGCCTCGGCTGCTGCATCTCGAACCGCAACGAGGCCTTCGCCATGCTCCAGCGCACGATCTGGGGCCACGTCCGCCATCCGAATTTCGGCGCGGTCATGATGGTCGGCCTCGGTTGCGAGACCAACCAGATCCCGGCGATGGTCGAGGCCTTCGGCAAGCCACCCAGCGGCAGCATGCACTACCTGACCATCCAGCAAATGGGCGGCACCCGGAAGACCATCGAGGCTTGCATTGAAAAGCTCATCTCCGACGTGCTGCCCACGGCCAATCAAGCGCGGCGCGAACCGGTGTCAGCCAGCGAACTCATCGTCGCCCTGCAATGCGGTGGCTCCGACGGTTTGTCCGGCATCACCGCGAATCCCGCGCTCGGCCTCGCCGTGGATCGGCTCGTTGCCCAAGGTGGCTCTGCGGTTCTTGCCGAGACGCCGGAGGTCTATGGGGCCGAGCACCTGCTGACCCGCCGCGCCGTTCGCCCGGAGGTCGGCGAGGCGCTCATCGAGCGCATCCGCTGGTGGGAAGACTACGCCGCCAAGCTCGATGGCGAGATCAACAACAACCCCACCCCGGGCAACAAGGCCGGCGGCCTGACCACCATCCTCGAAAAGTCCCTCGGCGCCGTCTGCAAGGCGGGCTCCACCAACCTCGTTTCCGTGCTCCGCTACGCCGAGCCGGTCAAGGAGCGCGGCATGTCGATGATGGACACTCCCGGCTACGACCCGATGGGCGTGACCGGTCAGGTCGCGGGCGGTTCGAATCTGCTCTGCTTCACCACCGGCCGCGGTTCGGTCTTCGGCTACAAGCCGACGCCCTCGATCAAGATCGCGACCAACACGCCGATGTTCCGCCACATGGAGGAAGACATGGACATCAACGCGGGCTCCATTGCGGACGGCGAGGAAACCCATGAACAGGTCGCGGACCGCATCTATCAGGAGATCCTGCGCGTTGCCAGCGGCGGCCAGAGCAAGTCCGAGGCCCTCGGGTTCGGCGATTGTGAGTTCGTGCCTTGGAATATCTCGGCGCAGATGTGAAGCGGAGCTGGAAAAGTGCCCCGAAATGGGCGGGTCCGCCTGCTTGTCTGTTAGGCATCACTACGAGCGGGAGATTGTTAGTGGCAGCGGCGGTAATTCTTGTCGTCGGACGATTTGCCTACACCGCGTGGGACTTCGTGTCGTCACGGCACGTCCCGCCAAGGGGACCGGCGGGCGGGATTACCCCGGAAGAAGTCGTGGCAAGCGATGTCACCGTGATCGCCCCCTCGTCGGGCTCGGGGAGCTGCAGGGTGGTGGCGAAGGTCACCAACCGCGCGTCGAAGCCATTGGTGCTTCCGGTCTTTAATGTCGCCATCGGTCACCCGCCGGGCGAGGTCCACAAGTGCGTGGCCTCGTTCATCCTCGCGCCGGGAGAGACCGGAACCTTCGCGACCGGCGGCCTTTCCTCGTCGGCGGCCGGTCCGCATGCGGCCTATGCCACGGTCACGCTGGCCTACAGTGATCCCATCGTGGAGAGCAGCTATGTCGACCGGCAGTTGAAGTACCGGCGGATGCTCGGCCTCACCGCCGGGGGCGAGTTCCGCAATGACTCCGGGCTCGAGATCGATCGCATCCAGGGAACCGTGATCATCGAGGACTCGGTCGGCACGCCGCTGTCGGTGGTTCCTTTCACGTTCGAGCCGAAGAAGGCTTATCCGGAAGGCTACCGGCTCGGCGGTGATTATCGCGGGCCGGGGGCGGCAGGTCGGCGCGTGGTGGAGATCCACTCGTTCCACGAGGCCGGCTCGACCGACCCGAAGGCCGTGCCGGTGGCCCCCACGGTGCGCTGACTCAGGAGCCTTCGGAACAAGACGCGGAGACATGGTTTTCTGAGTCGCCAGCGGGACATCCTGTTCTTACGGTGATCACCATGAAATGCCCCGCATTCATCCCGGCTCTCG
Coding sequences within it:
- a CDS encoding UxaA family hydrolase, whose product is MNRIFLLHAEDPVAVALADLPAGEILPGAATVRGGVPRGHKVALCDIAEGAAVYKYGQVIGHATRPIAAGEHVHSHNLGMSAHTDDYAHGSLAKPTAYVPEDQRDTFMGYRRGDGKTGTRNYVGIISSVNCSATVAHHVVREVEKRGLLENFPHVDGVIAITHGLGCCISNRNEAFAMLQRTIWGHVRHPNFGAVMMVGLGCETNQIPAMVEAFGKPPSGSMHYLTIQQMGGTRKTIEACIEKLISDVLPTANQARREPVSASELIVALQCGGSDGLSGITANPALGLAVDRLVAQGGSAVLAETPEVYGAEHLLTRRAVRPEVGEALIERIRWWEDYAAKLDGEINNNPTPGNKAGGLTTILEKSLGAVCKAGSTNLVSVLRYAEPVKERGMSMMDTPGYDPMGVTGQVAGGSNLLCFTTGRGSVFGYKPTPSIKIATNTPMFRHMEEDMDINAGSIADGEETHEQVADRIYQEILRVASGGQSKSEALGFGDCEFVPWNISAQM
- the rseP gene encoding RIP metalloprotease RseP; translation: MAALSTVPQIALLILVVIVVFNLIIFVHELGHYWAAKWRGLKIDRFQIWFGKPIWSKTINGVQWGLGWIPAGGFVALPQMAPMESIEGGNLDREALPPIKPLDKIIVAFAGPLFSFLLALSAAVGVYIVGKPKDFAPTQVIAGVLEGSPGEKAGLKAGDKITHINGSVVNGWDGRLDSIFTQIVTSEGDDIEITVERPGEAKPLTLTSHFEIPKTRWWQRKALRQVGIEPETGWVFAISTLKGSPAEAAGIEEGDRLVTADGKEFTSSEELIDYIRSKGEAPINFVFERKKEMLEVTIRPRVPIKPEGKNAMIGMSFGDGLVYENHIVHPKPLDQITDTLKQMWLTIARVASPKSSIGVGHLSGPVGIAKLQYRMLRMDHPWQRILAFMVLLNINLAILNMLPFPVLDGGHITLATMEAIAGRPVRAKILEFVQVGFAMLLFSLMIFVTSKDIGDGFRPQEGKAEEYVFPAN